A genome region from Bombus terrestris chromosome 10, iyBomTerr1.2, whole genome shotgun sequence includes the following:
- the LOC100649339 gene encoding calcium load-activated calcium channel isoform X3: MWADTILIVFISICTALLGEGLTWLMVYRTEKYQKLKAEVEKQSKKLEKRKEAHGDSLDKQQKKKIEREEERLKNNNRDLALVKMKSMFAIGFAFTALLRDDYTECSFIFLYILCTMSIRQNIQKMLGFAPSRTASKQSGSIFGPPPQQFK, encoded by the exons ATGTGGGCTGATACTATTTTAATcgtatttattagtatttgtaCAGCTTTATTAGGAGAAG GTTTAACATGGTTGATGGTTTATAGAacagaaaaatatcaaaaattaaaagCTGAAGTAgaaaaacaaagtaaaaaac tggaaaaaagaaaagaagcacATGGAGATTCATTagataaacaacaaaaaaagaagattgaACGGGAagaagaaagattaaaaaataataacaggGATTTGGCTCTTGTAAAAATGAAATCAATGTTTGCAATTGGATTTGCATTCACAGCTCTCTTAA GAGATGACTATACAGAatgttcatttatttttttatatatactgtGCACCATGAGTATTAGACAG AATATTCAAAAAATGCTTGGATTTGCACCCTCCAGAACTGCAAGTAAACAGAGTGGAAGTATTTTTGGTCCACCACCTCAACAATTTAAATGA
- the LOC100649339 gene encoding calcium load-activated calcium channel isoform X1 — MWADTILIVFISICTALLGEGLTWLMVYRTEKYQKLKAEVEKQSKKLEKRKEAHGDSLDKQQKKKIEREEERLKNNNRDLALVKMKSMFAIGFAFTALLSMFNSIFDGRVVAKLPFVPISWIQGLSHRNLPGDDYTECSFIFLYILCTMSIRQNIQKMLGFAPSRTASKQSGSIFGPPPQQFK, encoded by the exons ATGTGGGCTGATACTATTTTAATcgtatttattagtatttgtaCAGCTTTATTAGGAGAAG GTTTAACATGGTTGATGGTTTATAGAacagaaaaatatcaaaaattaaaagCTGAAGTAgaaaaacaaagtaaaaaac tggaaaaaagaaaagaagcacATGGAGATTCATTagataaacaacaaaaaaagaagattgaACGGGAagaagaaagattaaaaaataataacaggGATTTGGCTCTTGTAAAAATGAAATCAATGTTTGCAATTGGATTTGCATTCACAGCTCTCTTAAGTATGTTTAACAGCATTTTTGATGGTAGAGTTGTGGCAAAGTTGCCTTTTGTACCCATTAGTTGGATACAAGGTTTATCACATAGAAACCTTCCAGGAGATGACTATACAGAatgttcatttatttttttatatatactgtGCACCATGAGTATTAGACAG AATATTCAAAAAATGCTTGGATTTGCACCCTCCAGAACTGCAAGTAAACAGAGTGGAAGTATTTTTGGTCCACCACCTCAACAATTTAAATGA
- the LOC100649339 gene encoding calcium load-activated calcium channel isoform X2, with amino-acid sequence MVYRTEKYQKLKAEVEKQSKKLEKRKEAHGDSLDKQQKKKIEREEERLKNNNRDLALVKMKSMFAIGFAFTALLSMFNSIFDGRVVAKLPFVPISWIQGLSHRNLPGDDYTECSFIFLYILCTMSIRQNIQKMLGFAPSRTASKQSGSIFGPPPQQFK; translated from the exons ATGGTTTATAGAacagaaaaatatcaaaaattaaaagCTGAAGTAgaaaaacaaagtaaaaaac tggaaaaaagaaaagaagcacATGGAGATTCATTagataaacaacaaaaaaagaagattgaACGGGAagaagaaagattaaaaaataataacaggGATTTGGCTCTTGTAAAAATGAAATCAATGTTTGCAATTGGATTTGCATTCACAGCTCTCTTAAGTATGTTTAACAGCATTTTTGATGGTAGAGTTGTGGCAAAGTTGCCTTTTGTACCCATTAGTTGGATACAAGGTTTATCACATAGAAACCTTCCAGGAGATGACTATACAGAatgttcatttatttttttatatatactgtGCACCATGAGTATTAGACAG AATATTCAAAAAATGCTTGGATTTGCACCCTCCAGAACTGCAAGTAAACAGAGTGGAAGTATTTTTGGTCCACCACCTCAACAATTTAAATGA